The proteins below come from a single Corylus avellana chromosome ca3, CavTom2PMs-1.0 genomic window:
- the LOC132175177 gene encoding DNA-directed RNA polymerase V subunit 7-like: MFLKVQLPWNVIIPAENLDAKGLMLQRAIIIRLLGDFAARKATKDLGYYHAVTTLDSIGEGRVRQQTGDVIFPVVFSAITFKLHKGEISEGVVHKVLKHGVLLKCGPIENIFLAPRKMPGYCYEGGESPVFRDKLSKIEKDVVVRFIVIGTMWLEADREFQALVSLEGDYLGPIS; the protein is encoded by the coding sequence atgtttcTCAAAGTACAGTTGCCCTGGAATGTCATAATCCCTGCTGAAAACCTGGATGCAAAAGGATTGATGCTTCAACGGGCAATTATTATTCGCCTGTTGGGCGACTTTGCTGCCAGAAAGGCCACTAAGGATCTTGGATATTATCATGCTGTCACTACTCTGGATAGCATAGGAGAGGGAAGAGTCAGACAGCAAACGGGAGATGTTATCTTCCCAGTTGTTTTTAGCGCCATCACCTTCAAGCTGCACAAAGGAGAGATTTCGGAGGGGGTTGTCCACAAGGTTCTGAAGCATGGGGTCCTCTTGAAATGTGGGCcaatagaaaacatttttctcgCTCCCCGGAAAATGCCAGGTTACTGCTATGAGGGCGGGGAGAGTCCAGTGTTCCGGGACAAGCTATCGAAGATCGAAAAGGATGTTGTGGTTCGTTTCATTGTGATTGGAACAATGTGGTTGGAGGCGGATAGGGAATTTCAGGCACTGGTCAGTTTGGAGGGCGATTATCTAGGACCAATTTCTTAG